A window of Bradyrhizobium sp. AZCC 1610 contains these coding sequences:
- a CDS encoding cytochrome C oxidase subunit II codes for MSTLPHDAIEESERRWAYVVAGVIGFVFAAIIFSSVHFTAQPPSNVETIDASRLHLAGEFVEENLGTAVQPDGSVIVRVIAQQYSFVPSCMVVPAQTPVVFRVTSPDVVHGFLITDTNVNSMVVPGFVAEVRTRFNSARDHLMPCHEYCSVGHDSMWAHVKVVDRREFEKSYGGQPRASCVR; via the coding sequence ATGAGCACACTTCCTCATGATGCCATCGAGGAGTCGGAACGGCGGTGGGCCTACGTCGTTGCTGGCGTCATTGGTTTCGTGTTCGCTGCGATTATCTTCAGCAGTGTGCATTTCACCGCCCAGCCTCCGTCGAATGTTGAAACGATTGACGCCAGCCGTCTCCATCTTGCCGGCGAATTCGTGGAGGAGAATCTTGGTACGGCGGTTCAGCCTGACGGCTCAGTGATTGTACGCGTCATTGCGCAGCAATACTCGTTTGTGCCCTCCTGTATGGTCGTTCCTGCGCAGACTCCAGTCGTCTTTCGTGTAACCAGCCCCGACGTCGTGCACGGATTTCTCATCACGGATACAAATGTGAACAGCATGGTGGTGCCGGGCTTCGTCGCAGAAGTGCGAACCCGGTTCAATAGCGCGAGAGATCACTTGATGCCTTGTCACGAGTATTGCAGCGTCGGTCACGACAGTATGTGGGCACACGTCAAGGTCGTCGACCGACGAGAGTTTGAAAAATCCTACGGCGGCCAACCAAGAGCGTCCTGTGTACGGTAG
- a CDS encoding DUF3302 domain-containing protein yields MEALLGFSLDFWDYATFLSLFFLTAVGLGFIVFMLGLPGRIAIARNHPEAEAVYLMGWVGFLAVVPWIQALAWAFRPTTVIDVRYLPKERRTETEATIAKLTGKSPAALTAPETQQGESTP; encoded by the coding sequence ATGGAAGCTTTGTTGGGTTTTTCCCTCGACTTTTGGGACTATGCAACCTTCCTGTCGCTTTTTTTCCTTACCGCCGTCGGGCTCGGATTCATTGTGTTTATGCTTGGTCTTCCCGGGAGAATCGCCATCGCCCGCAACCATCCCGAAGCTGAGGCGGTCTATCTGATGGGCTGGGTCGGCTTCTTGGCGGTCGTGCCGTGGATTCAGGCGCTGGCCTGGGCCTTTAGGCCGACAACCGTGATCGATGTCCGCTATTTGCCAAAGGAGAGGAGGACCGAAACCGAAGCGACGATCGCAAAATTGACCGGCAAGTCCCCGGCGGCCCTCACGGCACCGGAGACGCAGCAAGGAGAGTCTACCCCATGA
- a CDS encoding cbb3-type cytochrome c oxidase subunit I has product MYGSSRLVLAHFWAAFAAFAVAIPLGAWQMLVRSPLHHWVPPELYYRAVTAHGTTFAYVFPTLVAMGFGYAVCAVSLGRPMRGLSLAWVSFLLVMAGAAMALATVAAGNATVLYTFYPPMLGSSYYYLGVLLAVVGSWIWIGLMVWHFWRWKVDHPGLPVPLAMFATTVGALLWGWTSLGVSAEIAFLILPNAYGWTPTVDPGLARVLFSWTLHAIVYFWLIPTYISFYVLLPQAADGRLYSDKMGRIAFLQLLVFSMPIGIHHLFVDPQIGAGFKFLHAVFTGMVAVPTLLTIFTICASLEIAGRLRGGRGLFGWIAALPWDRPFVLASGFSMVMLGLGGASGIINMSYVLNSTVHNTQWVTGHFHLIYGGAVVIMYFAIAYELWPRLTGRPLAAPNLVRLQLWTWSVGMLLVTLPWHLVGVMGQPRRMAYYDFSNPALASQGIWVSVSAIGGFVLVFSAALFIGVLLASHRGPAAAISPLKFSLAINPPRRLPKSLNSFGIWALLVLALTVANYGYPLAQFAFLGKSAVPAFPVSQNDRR; this is encoded by the coding sequence GTGTACGGTAGCAGTCGTCTTGTCCTTGCCCACTTCTGGGCCGCGTTTGCCGCCTTCGCGGTCGCGATTCCGCTTGGTGCGTGGCAAATGCTGGTCCGGAGTCCCCTCCACCATTGGGTGCCTCCGGAACTGTATTACCGCGCTGTCACAGCGCACGGCACAACCTTCGCCTATGTCTTTCCGACGCTGGTGGCGATGGGGTTCGGCTATGCGGTTTGCGCGGTATCGCTCGGCCGGCCGATGCGCGGCCTGTCGCTTGCCTGGGTTTCGTTTCTGCTTGTGATGGCCGGGGCGGCGATGGCCCTCGCGACAGTCGCCGCGGGAAACGCAACTGTCCTCTACACGTTCTATCCACCCATGCTAGGGAGCTCTTACTACTATCTTGGCGTTCTGCTCGCCGTTGTTGGCTCGTGGATTTGGATCGGGCTTATGGTTTGGCATTTCTGGCGCTGGAAAGTCGATCATCCCGGCCTACCGGTTCCTCTGGCGATGTTTGCCACGACCGTGGGAGCCCTGCTTTGGGGGTGGACATCACTTGGCGTAAGCGCAGAGATCGCCTTCCTCATTCTACCCAATGCCTACGGCTGGACACCGACGGTCGACCCCGGACTTGCCCGGGTGCTATTTTCCTGGACGCTTCATGCCATCGTCTATTTCTGGCTGATACCGACCTACATCTCGTTCTACGTCTTGTTGCCGCAGGCCGCCGACGGTCGCTTGTACAGCGACAAGATGGGACGCATCGCGTTCCTGCAACTCCTGGTCTTTTCGATGCCCATCGGCATTCATCACCTGTTTGTCGATCCCCAGATCGGGGCTGGCTTCAAGTTTCTTCATGCCGTGTTCACCGGAATGGTCGCGGTGCCAACCCTGCTCACGATTTTCACGATCTGCGCCTCCCTTGAAATTGCCGGCCGGCTGCGCGGCGGCCGAGGCCTGTTCGGCTGGATCGCCGCATTGCCGTGGGACCGTCCGTTCGTGCTCGCGTCGGGGTTTTCAATGGTCATGCTGGGACTTGGCGGCGCGAGCGGAATCATCAACATGAGCTACGTACTGAATTCGACGGTCCACAATACGCAATGGGTTACTGGCCATTTTCACCTGATCTACGGTGGAGCGGTCGTTATCATGTACTTTGCAATCGCATACGAGCTTTGGCCTCGATTGACGGGCCGGCCGCTTGCAGCCCCAAACCTTGTTCGGCTTCAATTGTGGACCTGGTCTGTCGGGATGCTGCTCGTCACCCTCCCGTGGCATCTTGTCGGGGTCATGGGCCAACCTCGTCGCATGGCTTACTACGATTTCAGCAATCCTGCGTTGGCTTCGCAGGGTATTTGGGTCAGTGTATCGGCGATCGGCGGTTTCGTTCTCGTCTTCTCGGCGGCTTTGTTCATCGGCGTGCTGCTAGCGTCGCATCGCGGACCCGCCGCCGCCATCTCACCTCTTAAATTTTCGCTCGCGATCAACCCGCCGCGCCGGCTGCCGAAATCGCTGAACAGCTTCGGGATATGGGCGCTGCTTGTGTTGGCCTTGACCGTCGCAAACTATGGCTATCCGCTGGCGCAGTTTGCATTTCTCGGCAAATCTGCCGTACCCGCTTTCCCGGTTTCGCAAAATGACCGACGGTGA
- a CDS encoding OprD family outer membrane porin translates to MIAQSQAQQLLPEAQQLLPDSHIELADQDRFSWNVKKVPPQPFMNEVYWQYSAETPAFFRDSYLQFVARTFDFTSSNFNGSKSQAWAAGGWLAFRSGLIGDVFGVHAAAYTSQPIFAPFDEGGTKLLAPVQNSIGVLGQIYGRAQVGDQEFRGGRQLVDTPLINPQDNRMVPNTFEAATLVSLPDRDRNYDYSVGYLWNMKQRDWNTFISMSDVVTGNNVVNHGAAFGMVRYRPVTGLSLAAMDYNVQDFLNTGFAQVEYDFRQPNWVPNWIIGANGIDQRSVGANLLTGTPFETYQASAKAQMLYAGWTLFVAGSITGRGSSLYTPFGANPNYTAMQQLLFTNANEKAFGGSIAYDFGTVGLSGLSAGAWYTYGWDAINSSTNAGIPDQKELDLWIQYRPTEGPWKGFRLKMQYANVWQQGNVRNSQPELQFVVDYTVLFRPPPR, encoded by the coding sequence ATGATTGCGCAATCCCAGGCGCAACAACTCCTGCCCGAGGCGCAGCAACTCCTACCTGACTCGCACATTGAGCTCGCAGACCAGGATCGCTTCAGCTGGAATGTGAAAAAAGTCCCGCCTCAACCTTTTATGAACGAGGTCTACTGGCAATATTCGGCCGAAACTCCGGCGTTCTTTCGCGATTCCTATTTGCAATTTGTGGCCCGAACGTTCGATTTTACGAGCAGCAATTTCAATGGGTCGAAGTCGCAAGCTTGGGCAGCCGGTGGTTGGCTGGCATTTAGATCGGGGCTTATCGGTGACGTGTTCGGGGTACACGCAGCGGCCTATACCTCGCAACCCATTTTCGCCCCGTTCGACGAAGGTGGCACAAAGCTGTTGGCTCCAGTCCAAAATTCGATCGGTGTGCTTGGGCAGATATATGGCCGCGCGCAGGTTGGGGACCAGGAATTTCGAGGTGGTCGCCAGTTGGTGGACACCCCTCTCATCAATCCGCAAGACAACCGAATGGTGCCCAATACGTTTGAAGCCGCCACTTTGGTCTCGCTACCGGACAGGGATCGAAACTACGATTACTCGGTCGGTTACCTCTGGAATATGAAACAGCGAGACTGGAATACTTTCATTTCCATGTCGGATGTTGTGACTGGCAACAATGTCGTCAACCACGGCGCGGCCTTCGGGATGGTCCGATACCGGCCGGTTACCGGGCTCTCGCTTGCCGCCATGGACTACAACGTCCAAGACTTTCTAAACACGGGCTTCGCTCAGGTAGAGTACGACTTCAGGCAGCCAAACTGGGTTCCGAATTGGATCATCGGCGCGAACGGCATCGATCAACGAAGCGTTGGTGCCAACCTGCTCACGGGCACTCCTTTCGAGACTTATCAGGCATCTGCGAAGGCGCAGATGCTTTATGCCGGATGGACATTGTTCGTCGCCGGTTCGATTACCGGTCGGGGTTCCAGTCTATATACGCCGTTCGGTGCAAATCCCAATTACACCGCTATGCAGCAGCTCTTATTCACGAACGCGAATGAAAAGGCCTTCGGCGGCAGCATAGCGTACGACTTCGGAACGGTTGGTCTTTCCGGCCTCAGCGCCGGGGCGTGGTACACGTATGGCTGGGACGCCATCAACAGCAGCACCAATGCGGGGATACCCGATCAGAAGGAGCTGGACCTCTGGATACAATATCGTCCAACGGAAGGCCCGTGGAAGGGTTTTCGTCTCAAGATGCAATACGCAAATGTCTGGCAGCAAGGTAACGTGCGCAATTCCCAACCGGAGCTCCAGTTCGTGGTCGACTATACCGTGCTATTTCGTCCACCCCCAAGATGA
- a CDS encoding c-type cytochrome produces the protein MTDGDQPPLRDSRFAISIGATAGLFVLALVVGFIWLPSAQRGANGLDLWSAICRAIGLPDGNASASKPVAGRPASAVAWTTATRQKLEQGDSIGGAAIATTCNNCHGADGISTDAAIPNLAGQSAAAIYKQLEDFRSGKRYPAVMGVYVSPLSEENLIDLSAYYASLPSQKGALSEGPADTAMRRLIEVGDPLRGIAPCAACHGPVGLTPGAPGLKGQQRAYLELQLQLFKNGDRRNDISEQMRTIARQLTGEEIAMLAAYYSNVSNDVGR, from the coding sequence ATGACCGACGGTGATCAGCCACCTCTGCGCGATTCCAGGTTCGCCATTTCGATTGGCGCAACCGCGGGGCTTTTTGTCCTTGCGCTCGTTGTTGGCTTCATCTGGCTTCCCTCCGCTCAGCGAGGTGCCAACGGGCTCGACCTGTGGAGCGCTATTTGCCGCGCCATCGGCCTGCCCGACGGTAACGCATCCGCATCCAAACCGGTGGCGGGACGGCCTGCTTCGGCGGTTGCGTGGACGACCGCGACGCGGCAAAAGCTCGAACAAGGCGACTCGATTGGTGGCGCGGCGATCGCCACGACCTGCAACAATTGCCATGGCGCCGACGGGATAAGCACAGATGCTGCGATTCCAAATCTGGCTGGTCAAAGCGCGGCCGCCATCTACAAACAGCTGGAGGATTTCAGAAGCGGCAAGCGATACCCAGCCGTGATGGGGGTGTATGTTTCTCCATTGTCGGAGGAGAACCTGATCGATCTTTCCGCATACTATGCGTCGCTGCCCAGTCAAAAGGGCGCTTTGAGCGAAGGACCGGCTGACACGGCCATGCGTCGCTTGATCGAAGTCGGCGACCCGCTCCGGGGGATCGCACCTTGCGCGGCCTGTCATGGACCGGTTGGCCTCACACCTGGAGCTCCCGGACTGAAGGGTCAGCAGCGGGCCTATCTCGAGCTACAATTGCAGTTATTTAAGAATGGCGATCGACGCAACGACATCAGCGAGCAGATGCGTACCATTGCCCGCCAATTGACAGGCGAGGAGATCGCGATGCTCGCTGCCTACTACTCGAACGTTAGCAACGACGTTGGACGCTAG
- a CDS encoding xanthine dehydrogenase family protein molybdopterin-binding subunit, with product MTAQAAHTLLSRRALLAQGGALVVTFAVTSQSIRAEAARPADKTVAADEVAGFISIDATGKVTIYSGKVELGTGAITAIAQIAAEELSVSLDRVTMIQGDTQLTPNQGPTYASLSIQDGGMQIRRAAATAREALLQRAADNLKVAKDTLTVQDGLVTSRAGGNKLSYAQLIGEQKLAMKIDPAAPLRDPKDYTIVGTSVPRRDIPAKIFGTFNFVQDHKLPGMLHARVVHPAAVGATLERWNDDACRKIPGYVRAVRKGNFLAVVATDEWAAIRASTAIVATWSAWAGLPDESRLFEWVRNAKINRTEVLQSTGNASEARKPGGRTLQATYDMTMNTHGSIGPSCAVADFKDGFLTVWTPTQACHLLRPQLATMLQLPPERIRCIFVEGAGCYGRNGSDDCSSEAALIATMIGRPVRLQWMRADEHGWDPKCPPVLLDYSADVDSEGQVTRWEADVFLNLQPMQRSGATLLAAVLAKLPKFGSGAGLYNAGLGIPYNFVNSKLTARWLADEPLPAAWIRAPGRLQNTFANESFLDEIAADTAIDPFEIRTRYLTDQRGLELLERLRKLAKWEPRGTRSRDAGPLAHGRGVSYVKYELVRTYVAIVADVTVNRTTGAIKVDRVFAVHDCGQIINPDGLRNQIEGNIVQTVSRTLIEKVTFSRSAVTSLNWGSYPILTFPNVPDVVIDLIDRPNEVPWGAGEPTTAVVPSAIANAVFDATGARLRSIPFRPAQVLAALKLAKPG from the coding sequence GTGACAGCACAGGCCGCCCACACGCTGCTTTCTCGCCGCGCTCTTCTGGCCCAGGGGGGCGCGCTCGTGGTGACGTTTGCCGTCACCTCACAATCGATCCGGGCTGAAGCGGCGCGCCCGGCCGACAAGACCGTCGCTGCCGACGAAGTCGCCGGCTTCATCTCGATCGACGCGACGGGCAAGGTCACGATCTATTCGGGAAAGGTTGAGCTCGGAACCGGCGCGATCACGGCGATCGCCCAGATCGCCGCCGAAGAGCTGTCCGTATCGCTCGATCGCGTAACAATGATCCAGGGCGATACCCAGCTCACGCCCAACCAAGGACCGACCTATGCCAGCTTGTCGATACAGGACGGCGGCATGCAGATCAGGCGGGCTGCGGCCACTGCGCGCGAGGCGCTCCTGCAGCGAGCTGCAGACAATCTCAAGGTGGCGAAGGACACTTTGACGGTCCAGGATGGACTGGTCACATCGCGGGCCGGTGGCAACAAGCTTTCGTATGCGCAACTCATCGGCGAGCAAAAGCTTGCAATGAAAATCGATCCCGCGGCGCCGCTGAGGGACCCAAAGGACTACACCATCGTGGGCACGTCTGTGCCTCGCCGCGACATTCCCGCCAAAATCTTCGGGACATTCAACTTCGTCCAGGACCACAAGCTACCCGGCATGCTGCATGCGCGTGTGGTTCACCCTGCCGCCGTCGGGGCAACGCTCGAACGATGGAACGACGATGCCTGTCGGAAAATCCCCGGCTATGTGCGCGCTGTTCGCAAGGGCAATTTTCTCGCCGTCGTGGCGACCGACGAATGGGCCGCAATCAGAGCGTCGACGGCGATCGTCGCAACATGGTCCGCCTGGGCCGGCTTGCCCGACGAATCCAGGCTCTTTGAGTGGGTGCGCAACGCGAAAATCAACCGCACAGAAGTGTTGCAGAGCACCGGCAATGCCAGCGAGGCGCGAAAGCCAGGCGGCCGAACGCTGCAGGCCACCTATGACATGACGATGAATACGCACGGATCGATTGGCCCATCTTGCGCGGTGGCCGACTTCAAGGACGGTTTTCTCACTGTCTGGACCCCCACGCAGGCGTGCCATCTGCTGCGTCCGCAACTTGCCACCATGCTGCAGCTGCCACCGGAGCGCATCCGCTGCATTTTTGTCGAGGGGGCGGGCTGCTATGGCCGGAATGGTTCCGATGACTGCTCTTCCGAAGCAGCATTAATCGCAACAATGATAGGCCGTCCGGTACGGCTACAATGGATGCGCGCCGACGAGCACGGCTGGGATCCGAAGTGCCCGCCGGTCCTGCTCGACTACAGCGCCGACGTAGACAGCGAAGGCCAGGTCACCAGGTGGGAAGCCGACGTATTTCTGAACCTACAACCGATGCAACGTTCTGGCGCAACGCTGCTCGCGGCGGTGCTCGCAAAGCTCCCGAAGTTCGGCTCAGGCGCCGGGCTCTACAATGCAGGACTGGGAATCCCGTACAACTTTGTCAACAGCAAGTTGACCGCACGCTGGCTCGCCGACGAACCGTTACCCGCGGCGTGGATACGCGCGCCGGGTCGCCTGCAAAATACCTTTGCCAACGAGAGCTTCCTTGACGAGATCGCCGCCGACACGGCGATCGATCCTTTTGAGATTCGAACGCGCTATCTGACCGATCAGCGCGGGCTTGAACTGCTCGAGCGGTTGCGAAAGCTCGCGAAGTGGGAGCCCCGTGGCACGCGTTCGCGCGATGCCGGTCCACTCGCGCACGGACGCGGTGTTTCCTACGTGAAGTATGAGCTGGTGCGGACCTATGTCGCGATCGTCGCCGATGTGACGGTCAATCGTACCACGGGCGCGATCAAGGTCGATCGTGTATTTGCTGTGCACGACTGTGGCCAGATCATCAACCCCGACGGGCTGCGCAATCAGATCGAGGGGAATATCGTACAGACGGTCAGTCGCACACTCATCGAGAAAGTGACATTCAGCCGAAGCGCCGTCACCAGTCTCAATTGGGGAAGTTACCCGATTCTGACCTTTCCCAATGTACCCGATGTCGTCATCGATTTGATTGATCGGCCCAACGAAGTTCCTTGGGGCGCAGGTGAACCCACAACGGCCGTTGTGCCCTCGGCAATCGCGAATGCGGTTTTCGACGCGACGGGCGCGCGCCTGCGTTCGATTCCGTTTAGGCCCGCCCAGGTGTTGGCAGCATTGAAACTCGCAAAGCCCGGATAA